The genome window GCAATATGGGCTCGCTCGATGCAGCACTCGGTGAGGCTGTCTATATGATGGGCATCGAGAACAACTCAGACATCGTGACCATGGCATCCTATGCTCCTATCTTCGCCAACCTCAACAACCGTATGTGGGCACCTGATATGATTCAGTATACATCAGACAAGGTATTCGGAACTCCATCTTACTACGTTCAGAACGTGATGGCAAACAACATCGGTACCCGTGTACTGAAGGTGAACCAGGAGAATCCATACAAATATGAGCAGACTCAGGTGAAGCCAGCCATCTGCCGTGTAGGTATGGGAACATGGGGCACTCAGGTTTCTTTCGAGGACAAGGGCTACAGCGATGAGAACGGAAAGGCGCTGCCGATGACCTTGCAGGAGTTGCCTACCGATATTCGTGGACAGTGGAAGACTGAAGGTAGCCTCATCAAGCAGACCAGCAACGAAGAGAGCTGCATCCGTCTGAACCCAGGTGAGATTACCAGCAACGGTTATATATATAAGGTACGCGCGAAGAAGGATGCCGGAAACGAAGGTTTCCTCATCATCTTCAACTATGTAGACAAGAACAACTACTGCTGGTTGAACCTCGGTGGCTGGAACAATACCCAGCACGGTGTGGAGTCTATCGTGAATGGTGCCAAGAGTCAGATTGCTACCTGCCCAGGCAAGATTGAGACCGGCAAGTGGTATGACATCGAGCTGAAAGTAGTAGGCGACAGCATCTTCGCCAAGTTGGATGGCAAGGAAGTATTCTCTACCAAGTTGAAGGCAAACACCCTTTCTGGTATCTTCTCAACAGCCACACTTGATGAGCAGACGGGCGAGGTAATCCTGAAGATTGCCAACACCAGCACCGAGCACACCACAGCGAAGATTAATCTTCAGGGCAAGGAAATCAAGAATGGCAAGCTCATCCGCCTTTCTGCCAAGAATGGTCTGGAGGAGAACACCATCGACAATCCTACCAACATCTATCCTGTAGAAAACTACGTAACTACAGAGAAGAACGGTGCTATGGTAGAGATTCCAGCCAGCTCGCTGAATATCATCCGTTTGAAGTAACAGACTACATCCAGGGCAGGATGCCCTGGAATCCATATATAGGTAATAACATTTTGAATAGTTGATAAGAAAGTTAGTTAGAAAAGAGAAGGCGGCAACCTGCGTGATGCAGTTTGCCGCCTCGTTTTTTATCTGTCGTTTAATTAACCGAAAACATAATTGAAGAGCAGGAAGACGCTCAGGATATACAGCGTAGGATTCAGATCCTTGAACTTACCCACCATCATCTTGATAAGCACGTAACTCAGGATTCCGAGGCAGATACCATCGGCAATACTGTAGCAGAGTACCATTGTAATCATCGTGATAAAGGCAGGGAAAGACTCGGAGATATCCTCCAACTCAATCTTCTTGAACGAATCGATCATCAATACACCCACCATTACCAGGGCACCACTGGTGGCTGCGCTCGGAATCAGGAGGAAGATTGGAGCCAGGAAGATGCTCAGGATAAACATCAAACCCACAAAGAAAGATGTCAGACCCGACTTACCACCCTCGGCAACGCCCGAAGCACTCTCCACATAAGTGGTAATCGTAGAGCTACCCAGCAATGCACCGGCTGTAGTACCGATGGCATCACTCATCATCGCCTCCTTCACACCCGGAATCTCGCCCTTCTCATTCTCCTTGACACCGAGTTTGGAAACCAATCCCAGAACCGTTCCGATGGTATCGAAGATGTTGACAAGCAACAGCGAGAATACCACCATGAACATCTTAGGAGTAAAGAAGCCGGTGAAATCGAACTGGCAGAAGATAGGAGCGATGCTGTGAGGGGTAGATACCGGCATCCAGTTGT of Segatella copri contains these proteins:
- a CDS encoding solute carrier family 23 protein, which codes for MNKLKALLGFDPKTTTVKTELIAGMTTFLTMCYILAVNPTILATTGMDKGALFTATAIASAIATFLLAFMAKLPFAQAPSMGLNAFFAFTLCQAMGLTWQQALAVLLVEGIIFLAITFLNIRDKILECIPKNLRFAISAGIGMFIAFIGLKNAGIITANADTFVQLGKFTPVSILGLISILLCGCLMARRVKGSLFIAIIISTLIGIPMGVTQFSDNWMPVSTPHSIAPIFCQFDFTGFFTPKMFMVVFSLLLVNIFDTIGTVLGLVSKLGVKENEKGEIPGVKEAMMSDAIGTTAGALLGSSTITTYVESASGVAEGGKSGLTSFFVGLMFILSIFLAPIFLLIPSAATSGALVMVGVLMIDSFKKIELEDISESFPAFITMITMVLCYSIADGICLGILSYVLIKMMVGKFKDLNPTLYILSVFLLFNYVFG